One Actinomycetota bacterium genomic region harbors:
- a CDS encoding flavodoxin family protein, whose protein sequence is MVKILGIAGSPRLNGNTSLLLDEALAGAREAGATINKIILCNRDIYPCQGCGDCNKTGECTIDDTMDKIYSLATQAHGIIMAAPIYFNSLNSQTKALIDRFQCLWIRKEKLGEGITDPETRHARRGLFLSTAGADDPRAFDGALKVMDIFYDLLDIKYYERLLFFRIEQKGAIKNHPTALRNAYTAGEHLVMEISRSMGEPVD, encoded by the coding sequence ATGGTTAAGATCTTGGGGATCGCGGGAAGCCCGCGCCTGAACGGAAATACGTCCTTGCTGCTGGACGAGGCTCTGGCTGGTGCCAGGGAGGCCGGAGCCACCATCAACAAGATCATCCTCTGCAACCGGGACATCTACCCCTGCCAGGGCTGCGGGGACTGTAACAAGACCGGCGAATGCACCATCGACGACACCATGGACAAGATCTACAGCCTCGCCACCCAGGCCCACGGCATCATCATGGCCGCCCCCATCTACTTCAATTCCCTCAACTCCCAGACCAAGGCACTCATCGACCGCTTCCAGTGCCTGTGGATCCGCAAAGAGAAGTTGGGGGAGGGCATCACCGACCCCGAGACCAGGCACGCCAGGCGAGGGCTCTTCCTCTCCACCGCCGGGGCCGACGACCCCCGCGCCTTCGACGGGGCCCTCAAGGTAATGGACATCTTCTATGACCTCCTGGACATCAAGTACTACGAGCGGCTGCTCTTCTTCCGCATCGAGCAGAAGGGTGCCATCAAGAACCATCCTACGGCGCTGCGTAACGCCTATACGGCCGGGGAACACCTGGTGATGGAGATCTCCCGCAGCATGGGCGAACCCGTGGACTAG